The DNA segment GTCGTCGGCGCTGCGGTGGGCGTGGGCGGCGATACCGACCAGCGCATCGAAGCGCTGGTGGCCGCGGGCGTGGACGTCATCATCGTCGACACCGCGCACGGCCATTCGCAGGGCGTGCTGGATCGCGTCAGCTGGGTAAAGAAGCGCTTCCCGCAGCTGCAGGTCATCGGCGGCAACATCGTGACCGGCGACGCTGCCCTCGCATTGATGGACGCCGGCGCCGACGCGGTGAAGGTCGGCGTAGGCCCGGGTTCGATCTGCACCACCCGCATGGTGGCCGGCGTGGGCGTGCCGCAGATCACCGCGATCGACATGGTCGCCGAAGCGCTGCAGGACCGCATTCCGCTGATCGCCGACGGCGGCATCCGCTATTCGGGCGACATCGGCAAGGCGATCGCCGCCGGTGCGTCGACGGTGATGATCGGTGGCCTGTTCGCGGGCACTGAGGAAGCGCCGGGCGAAGTCGAACTGTTCCAGGGTCGGAGCTACAAGAGCTACCGCGGCATGGGCAGCCTGGGTGCGATGGAGAAGGGGTCGAAGGACCGCTACTTCCAGGACGCCAGCGACGCCGACAAGCTCGTGCCGGAAGGCATCGAGGGCCGCGTGCCGTACCGTGGTTCGGTCGGCGGCATCATCCACCAGCTCGTCGGCGGCCTGCGCGCCACCATGGGCTACGTGGGCTGCGCGACCATCGAGGACATGCGCAGCAAGCCGAAGTTCGTGGTCATCACGGGCGCCGGCCAACGCGAAAGCCACGTGCACGACGTGCAGATCACCAAAGAGCCACCGAATTACCGGATGGGCTGATCGTTGCCAGAGAAGGGAGACGCCAGCGTTTCCCTTCTTCGTTTACAGCTGCAGGACACCATGACGAATATCCACACCGACAAGATCCTCATCCTCGATTTCGGCGCGCAGTACACGCAGCTGATCGCCCGCCGCATCCGCGAGATCGGCGTCTATTGCGAAATCTGGGCGTGGGACCACGACCCGGACGAAATCGCGAAGTTCGGCGCGAAGGGCATCATCCTGTCCGGTGGCCCAGAGTCGACCACGCAGCATGGCGCGCCCGCCGCACCGCAGCAGGTGTTCGACAGCGGCCTGCCGATCCTTGGCATCTGCTACGGCATGCAGACCCTGGCTGCGCAGCTGGGCGGCGCGACGGAAGCCGCGGACGCACGCGAGTTCGGTCACGCCGAGGTGCAACTGGTCGCGCACGACGCGCTGCTGGGTGGCCTGAGCGACCACCAAGGCGCGCCGCGCATCGACGTGTGGATGAGCCATGGCGACCACGTCGCGAAAGCGCCGCCGGGCTGGACGATCACCGCCACCACCGACCGCATCCCGGTCGCGGCGATGGCGCTGGAAGAAAAGCGCTGGTACGGCGTGCAGTTCCATCCGGAAGTGACGCACACCAAGCAGGGCCAGACGTTGCTCCGCCGCTTCGTCGCCGAGATCTGCGGCTGCAAGACGCTGTGGACGGCCGCGAACATCATCGACGACCAGATCGCCCGCGTACGCGAGCAGGTCGGCTCTGACGAGGTGATCCTCGGCCTGTCCGGTGGCGTGGATTCGTCGGTCGTGGCCGCGCTGCTGCACAAGGCGATCGGCGACCAGCTGACCTGTGTATTCGTCGATACCGGCCTGCTGCGCTGGCAGGAAGGCGACCAGGTGATGGCGATGTTCGCCGAGCACATGGGCGTCAAGGTCGTGCGCGTCAACGCGGCCGACCGCTATTTCAGCGCGCTGCAAGGGGTCGCCGATCCGGAAGCCAAGCGCAAGATCATCGGCAACCTGTTCGTCGAGATCTTCGAGGAAGAGTCGAACAAGCTGAAGAACGCCAAGTGGCTGGCGCAGGGCACGATCTATCCGGACGTGATCGAGTCGGCCGGCAGCAAGACCGGCAAGGCGCACGTCATCAAGAGCCACCACAACGTCGGTGGCCTGCCCGAGCACATGAAGCTGGGCCTGGTCGAACCGCTGCGCGAGCTGTTCAAGGACGAAGTGCGCCGCCTCGGCGTCGAACTCGGCCTGCCGCGCACGATGGTCTATCGCCATCCATTCCCGGGCCCCGGCCTGGGCGTGCGCATCCTGGGCGAAGTGAAGCCCGAGTACGCCGAACTGCTGGCCAAGGCCGATGCGATCTTCATCGACGAACTGCGCAAGGCCGATCTGTACGACAAGACCTCGCAGGCGTTCGCCGTGTTCCTGCCGGTGAAGTCGGTGGGTGTCGTCGGTGATGCGCGCGCGTACGAGTGGGTCATTGCACTGCGCGCGGTCGAGACGATCGATTTCATGACCGCGCATTGGGCGCACCTGCCGTATGAGTTCCTCGGCACCGTCTCCAACCGCATCATCAATGAGCTGCGCGGTGTCTCGCGCGTGGTCTACGACATTTCAGGCAAGCCGCCGGCCACCATCGAGTGGGAGTGATGGGCGGTCACGACGACGAGCACTGGATGCGGCACGCGTTCGCCCTGGCGGACCGTGCCCAGCGCGAGTTCGATGAAATCCCGGTCGGCGCCGTACTCGTCGGTGCTGACGGCCAGGTGCTGGGCGAAGGCTGGAACCGCAACATCCTCGACCACGATCCGACGGCGCATGCCGAGATCGTGGCGATGCGCGAAGCGGGCAAGGCGACAGGCAATCACCGGCTGGTCGGCAGCACGCTCTACGTGACCCTGGAGCCTTGCGCCATGTGCGCCATGGCGCTCGTGCACGCCCGGGTGTCGCGCGTGGTGTACGGCGCCACCGATCCCAAGACCGGCGCTTGCGGCAGCGTTTTCGACCTGATCGCAGACCCGCGCCACAACCACCGCATCGAAATTGAGGGGGGCGTGCTGGGTGAAGAAGCGGGGCGCCGGTTGACCAACTACTTCCGCGCCAAGCGCGGACGGCCCCCGGTCTAGTTTGTCGAGGCGGGCGTCTTTCGCTTCACCTTGCGGTGGTCCATCTCTTCGTTGATCGCGGTGACCGCCAGCGTCGACTCGCGCGCAAGCAACAAGCTGGCGGCCAGCATCGCGACCACGCCGAGGGCGGCCAGCCAGGTCGGTAGCGATCCCAAGCGGTGTCCCGTGAATGTATCCACCGCGACCGCCAGACTTGTACCCACGAAGCAGCTGATCGCCGCATACAGCAACTGGCCCGCGCGCAGGATGATCAGGCTACGTAAGCGCTGCAGGCCAATGCGCTTCTCGAGCAGCCCACGTTCCGCGTCGTCGTCCACGTCCGCCAGTTCGCGCA comes from the Pseudoxanthomonas sp. YR558 genome and includes:
- the guaB gene encoding IMP dehydrogenase → MLRIQAEALTYDDVSLVPAHSTVLPKDVSLETRLTRDLRLKLPIVSAAMDTVTEARLAIAMAQLGGIGILHKNLTVEQQAAEVAKVKKFEAGVIKEPFTVGPETTIAEVLKLTRARNISGVPVVDGGQLVGIVTSRDMRFETKLDDPVRHIMTKKDRLITVREGASDGEVLQLLHKHRIEKVLVVNDAFDLRGLITVKDIQKKTDNPNAAKDSASRLVVGAAVGVGGDTDQRIEALVAAGVDVIIVDTAHGHSQGVLDRVSWVKKRFPQLQVIGGNIVTGDAALALMDAGADAVKVGVGPGSICTTRMVAGVGVPQITAIDMVAEALQDRIPLIADGGIRYSGDIGKAIAAGASTVMIGGLFAGTEEAPGEVELFQGRSYKSYRGMGSLGAMEKGSKDRYFQDASDADKLVPEGIEGRVPYRGSVGGIIHQLVGGLRATMGYVGCATIEDMRSKPKFVVITGAGQRESHVHDVQITKEPPNYRMG
- the guaA gene encoding glutamine-hydrolyzing GMP synthase, encoding MTNIHTDKILILDFGAQYTQLIARRIREIGVYCEIWAWDHDPDEIAKFGAKGIILSGGPESTTQHGAPAAPQQVFDSGLPILGICYGMQTLAAQLGGATEAADAREFGHAEVQLVAHDALLGGLSDHQGAPRIDVWMSHGDHVAKAPPGWTITATTDRIPVAAMALEEKRWYGVQFHPEVTHTKQGQTLLRRFVAEICGCKTLWTAANIIDDQIARVREQVGSDEVILGLSGGVDSSVVAALLHKAIGDQLTCVFVDTGLLRWQEGDQVMAMFAEHMGVKVVRVNAADRYFSALQGVADPEAKRKIIGNLFVEIFEEESNKLKNAKWLAQGTIYPDVIESAGSKTGKAHVIKSHHNVGGLPEHMKLGLVEPLRELFKDEVRRLGVELGLPRTMVYRHPFPGPGLGVRILGEVKPEYAELLAKADAIFIDELRKADLYDKTSQAFAVFLPVKSVGVVGDARAYEWVIALRAVETIDFMTAHWAHLPYEFLGTVSNRIINELRGVSRVVYDISGKPPATIEWE
- the tadA gene encoding tRNA adenosine(34) deaminase TadA, translating into MGGHDDEHWMRHAFALADRAQREFDEIPVGAVLVGADGQVLGEGWNRNILDHDPTAHAEIVAMREAGKATGNHRLVGSTLYVTLEPCAMCAMALVHARVSRVVYGATDPKTGACGSVFDLIADPRHNHRIEIEGGVLGEEAGRRLTNYFRAKRGRPPV
- a CDS encoding DUF2721 domain-containing protein yields the protein MNPSTDHAVLTAMLAPAFFLTATASLLLSANNRLARIIDRARTLLRELADVDDDAERGLLEKRIGLQRLRSLIILRAGQLLYAAISCFVGTSLAVAVDTFTGHRLGSLPTWLAALGVVAMLAASLLLARESTLAVTAINEEMDHRKVKRKTPASTN